A part of Nitrospinota bacterium genomic DNA contains:
- a CDS encoding type IV secretion system DNA-binding domain-containing protein, with translation MKEELGSDKNPITPFAITDYRDIKKRFGIKERNRRGHMYIIGKTGTGKSTLIKNMAVSDIRSGNGTALIDPHGDLAEDVLNFIPKKRIKDVIYFNPGDLEFPIAFNPLEKVHPDYYHLVVSGIISVFKKIWSEFWGPRLEHILRHSIFTLLEYQRGTLLDIPRLLTHKEFRTKVLMNVINPQVREFWFYEFEKYSAWLRSEAISPILNKIGQFLTSLPLRNIVGQKENTFNLRKVMDKGKILIVNLAKGKIGEENCSLLGAMIVTKIQLAALSRANLKENKRIPFYLYVDEIHNFLTLSFADILSEARKYGLNLILAHQYIEQLDEKIKAAILGNAGTIISFRVGVEDAECLAKEFSPVFDECDLVNLSNHHIYLKLMIDGKTSRPFSAITLASPKIKISYKRDIIDHSRKIYTKPRKQVEREIIYKAPPSSNTYDQRLPI, from the coding sequence ATGAAAGAAGAATTAGGCAGCGACAAAAATCCAATCACTCCCTTTGCGATTACAGATTATCGGGATATTAAGAAGCGATTCGGAATCAAAGAAAGGAATCGAAGAGGTCATATGTATATCATTGGAAAGACCGGTACCGGAAAATCCACACTAATAAAGAATATGGCTGTCTCAGATATCAGGAGTGGAAATGGTACAGCTTTAATAGATCCTCACGGAGATTTGGCAGAAGATGTTTTGAATTTTATTCCCAAGAAAAGAATAAAAGATGTCATCTATTTCAATCCTGGGGATTTGGAATTCCCGATAGCCTTTAATCCCCTAGAAAAAGTTCATCCCGATTACTATCATCTTGTTGTATCTGGTATTATCTCGGTATTCAAAAAAATATGGTCAGAATTCTGGGGCCCACGACTAGAACATATCTTAAGACATTCAATTTTTACACTTCTGGAATATCAAAGAGGTACACTTCTGGATATACCAAGACTTTTAACTCATAAAGAATTCAGAACAAAAGTGTTAATGAATGTCATTAATCCTCAAGTCAGAGAATTCTGGTTTTATGAGTTTGAAAAATATTCTGCCTGGCTCAGATCTGAGGCTATATCTCCGATTCTTAATAAAATTGGTCAGTTTCTAACCAGCTTGCCTCTAAGAAATATTGTTGGACAGAAAGAAAATACTTTTAATCTAAGAAAGGTTATGGATAAAGGAAAGATATTGATCGTTAATCTTGCCAAAGGAAAGATCGGAGAAGAAAATTGTTCCCTTTTAGGAGCGATGATAGTAACAAAGATTCAATTAGCTGCTTTAAGCAGGGCGAATTTGAAAGAAAATAAGAGAATACCATTTTACCTTTATGTGGATGAGATCCATAATTTTCTTACTCTTTCCTTTGCTGACATCTTGTCTGAAGCCAGGAAATATGGATTAAATCTAATTCTTGCTCATCAGTATATAGAACAGCTTGATGAAAAAATAAAGGCGGCTATTCTTGGAAATGCAGGTACAATCATATCTTTCAGAGTAGGAGTCGAGGATGCTGAATGTTTAGCGAAAGAATTTTCTCCTGTTTTTGATGAGTGTGATCTGGTCAATCTTTCCAACCATCATATATATCTCAAATTAATGATAGATGGAAAAACCTCTCGGCCTTTTAGCGCTATCACCTTAGCTTCGCCTAAAATAAAAATCTCT